In the genome of Treponema pedis, one region contains:
- a CDS encoding methylaspartate mutase subunit E — translation MRWKNKKIPEGEFMEMREEILKTWPTGKDVDLKESIDYLKKIPPEKNFAIKLEEADKAGITTAQPRAGVPLLDEHINLLKFLQDEGGADFLPSTIDAYTRQNRYEEGEAGIEASKKAGRSLMNGFPAVNWGVKACRQVLEAVNLPLQARHGTPDARLLSEIIHAGGYTSNEGGGISYNVPYAKAVSIEHSIMCWQYADRLVGFYEENGVHLNREPFGPLTGTLVPPSVAIAVGVIEALLAAEQGVKSITVGYGMCGNMTQDVAAVISLRELTKEYMKTFGYKDMCITTVFHQWMGGFPADEARAYGLISLGSTTAALSGATKVIVKTPHEAFGIPTKEANAGGIKATKMVLNLLKGQRYPNAKVLSDEIELIKAETKCIMNKVYEIGGGDLVAGTIKAFEAGVIDIPFAPSQYNAGKVIPARDNEGFIRYLMPGNLPFTKDILDFNRSRLEERGKADNREVDFQMSVDDVYAVSSGVLVGRPAKR, via the coding sequence ATGAGATGGAAAAACAAAAAAATCCCTGAAGGGGAATTTATGGAAATGCGGGAAGAAATTCTCAAAACATGGCCTACCGGTAAAGATGTCGATTTAAAAGAATCTATTGATTATTTAAAAAAAATTCCGCCTGAAAAAAACTTTGCAATAAAACTTGAAGAAGCGGATAAGGCGGGAATTACGACAGCACAACCTAGAGCAGGGGTTCCCCTGTTAGATGAACACATCAATCTTTTAAAATTTTTACAGGACGAAGGCGGGGCGGATTTTTTACCGAGTACCATTGATGCCTATACCAGACAAAACCGTTATGAAGAAGGAGAAGCGGGAATAGAAGCTTCAAAAAAAGCGGGACGCTCCCTTATGAACGGTTTCCCTGCGGTAAACTGGGGAGTAAAAGCTTGCAGACAGGTTTTGGAAGCGGTCAATCTTCCGTTACAGGCAAGACACGGCACTCCGGACGCAAGGCTTTTATCCGAAATTATTCATGCAGGAGGATACACTTCAAATGAAGGCGGGGGAATAAGTTATAATGTTCCTTATGCAAAAGCCGTATCCATAGAACACAGTATTATGTGCTGGCAATATGCGGACAGACTTGTAGGTTTTTATGAAGAAAACGGAGTTCATTTAAACCGCGAACCTTTCGGACCGCTTACGGGCACTCTTGTACCGCCTTCGGTCGCAATCGCCGTAGGAGTAATCGAAGCTCTTCTTGCAGCGGAACAGGGGGTAAAAAGCATAACCGTAGGATACGGTATGTGCGGAAATATGACGCAGGACGTTGCAGCGGTAATTTCACTTAGAGAACTTACAAAAGAATATATGAAAACCTTCGGATATAAAGATATGTGTATTACGACGGTTTTCCATCAGTGGATGGGAGGCTTCCCTGCCGATGAAGCTCGGGCCTACGGCCTTATTTCTTTAGGAAGTACGACGGCAGCCCTTTCAGGAGCTACAAAGGTTATAGTTAAAACTCCGCATGAGGCCTTCGGTATCCCCACAAAAGAAGCAAATGCCGGCGGTATTAAGGCTACCAAAATGGTTTTAAACCTTTTAAAAGGACAGCGTTATCCGAATGCAAAGGTTCTTTCCGATGAAATAGAATTGATTAAAGCCGAAACAAAGTGCATTATGAATAAGGTTTACGAAATAGGCGGAGGCGATTTAGTTGCAGGAACGATTAAGGCATTCGAAGCCGGCGTAATAGATATTCCCTTTGCACCTTCCCAATACAATGCGGGAAAGGTAATTCCCGCACGGGATAATGAAGGATTTATCCGCTATTTAATGCCGGGTAACCTTCCGTTTACAAAAGATATTTTGGATTTTAACCGCTCGCGTTTGGAAGAGCGGGGCAAAGCGGATAACCGCGAAGTCGATTTCCAAATGTCGGTTGACGATGTATATGCCGTAAGTTCCGGCGTACTTGTAGGCAGACCCGCAAAAAGATAA